The DNA region caaacacaattagcttttgtaaccttttaaattttgatcATTATCTCAGCAGAAGAGAGCCCTTACTTGTTGATGAATTGTTCCCATCTCCAATCTTGAAATGAGAAatcaaagcaaagcaaaaacagagcaatatcaCCATTATCGGAAACACGATCAACAAGACCAAAAATTTCATCTTGTAACGCTTGACAAAGGGAAGAACACCGGATTTTATGAAACTAGAGCGGTTTGAGACCTCATGAAGCTGAATTAACCCCTTCTCAGGCCTCATATGCTTTTCATTGTTGTCCCATTTGTACCTTAAAATTATACCAACAAGAAAATATGAGAAACTgcatttccaaaaaaaatttagagacaaCAACATAAGTTGAgacaagagagaagacaaaCTCTCCAATGGCTCCAAGAAGCAATGCATCTGGCTCTTTTGGAGCTGCGATGGTCTCCTCCAACTCCGAAAGCAGCTCCTCCAGTGGGCATCTCCCGGAAGCTAAATTCCACTTCTGATAAAGAGCACAAACGCAATGTCTTAGACATATCAGTGGCAAAGAAACACCCACTTTGATTACCTTCCAAATGGGATTAAACAGC from Camelina sativa cultivar DH55 chromosome 3, Cs, whole genome shotgun sequence includes:
- the LOC104777410 gene encoding uncharacterized protein LOC104777410 → MDYFIKAPCIGSFRQVKFHGSITMVCTATSLTMYDWLKDCLKKLKSEHGKVQVGNITVDMKWNLASGRCPLEELLSELEETIAAPKEPDALLLGAIGEYKWDNNEKHMRPEKGLIQLHEVSNRSSFIKSGVLPFVKRYKMKFLVLLIVFPIMVILLCFCFALISHFKIGDGNNSSTNSFNLFYMELFMI